The stretch of DNA CCGCTATTGGGCGGCGTCTATTTACTACAATGATATCTTCTGCATTGCTATATTAGCGGTTGGAAGTTTTTTAACGGCACTGATCTTTATGTGCGCAATAGAAAGAAGGTTGCGGTATGCGTGATATTAAACAGGCTTTTTGGATTGCAGGCCAGAATTTCTATGGATGGAAAAAAAGTCCGAGGATCTGGATGACCTTTATTTTGGCAGCTATATTATGTCTGATGCTGTCGGATCAGATTATTTCCCATGCGATAAAATATGAGACAATCCTTCAGGTATTCGAGCCGTTTATTTGGACATATGGGGATGCATCCTCTGTTATGCTGTCCTCCCTGCTTTTAATCCTGCTCTTTGCGGACATGCCATTTATCAGTCAGGCAACTCCGTATTGGCTTGTACGCACAAAACGGAAGATATGGCTTGCGGGTCAGATTATCTATGTGATCCTGGCGACTGTGATCTATAATATTTTTTTGGCTGTGATGCTTGGAATTATGGGAGCTCCCTTTTCCTTTACGGGAAATGTGTGGAGCGAAACAGCGGCAATGTTGGGCTATGGCGGTGGGGAGAGCATAACCGTTCCTGTTTCCATAAAAACAATGGAAAGCTCAACTCCTTATATGTGCGCAGCAATAGTGTTTGGACTTGTACTTTTATATACTCTTTTTATCGCAGTTCTCATGTTGTTTTTAAATCTGGCTGCGGGAAATATGGCAGGGGTGATCGGTGCTTTTGCAGTCAGTCTGTATGGGCTCCTGCTGAACCCAGATGTTTTCCGGAAACTGTTTCATTTTACAGAAAGTCAGGAATATAGGGCGAACGTGTTCTGCGGCTGGCTGTCTCCGTTGAACCAAGCTACCTTTCCCATGCACAGCTTTGGTTATGATTACCTGCCAGGGATCGGGATGAGCATGTTCATATTTGCAATATTAATCATAGCGCTGATCGGCTTGTCAGCCGTCCGAATTAAGGGCTATAATTTCTCTTTTACGCAGACAAACGAATAAATGGAGGGCAAAATGGAATATGCAATCAGGTTGAAGGGACTGACAAAATCCTTTCAAAAAGAAAAAGTATTAAAGAACATTACCCATGATTTTGAAAAAGGGAAGATTCATGGGATTATGGGGTTTAACGGTTCAGGGAAAACCGTAATGTTTAAATGCATCTGTGGATTTTTACAACCTGAGAGCGGCACAGTGCTCGTAGGGGGAAAACAGATCGGGAAGGAGCTGGACTTTCCAGATTCCGTAGGCATTATCATTGAAAACCCTGGCTTCTTTCTGGATCTCAGCGGTTTTGCGAATTTAAAGAGACTGGCGTCTCTGAAACACCGTATTTCCGATGACGATGTGAGGGCGACGATGCGTGCCCTAGGGCTTGATCCTCTGTCTAAAAAGAAGGTAGGACAGTATTCTCTTGGAATGCGTGAACGTCTTGGTATCGCACAGGCAATCATGGAAGATCCGGAGCTTTTGATATTGGACGAGCCTTTTAATGGTCTGGACAAGCAGGGGGCAGGAGAGGTCTGCGAGCTTTTGCGGGGATTAAAGGAACGAGGGAAGACTATTCTTATCGCAGCACATAACATGCTGGAGATCGAATGGCTCTGCGATACGATCTGTGAGATGGATGCAGGTGTCCTGACGCAGATAAAATAAAAATACGGGGGAAAGAATATGGGAAAGGTATTAATTAAATGCATTCAAACACCAATGCAGAAATATTTTTATGATCGTTCTTTGGATTACTAGTACATAGAACAGACTGCCTTATACATTAAAATAAATAAGGTAGTCTGTTTCTAAAAAATATACGAAAACGTTAATAGTG from Blautia sp. SC05B48 encodes:
- a CDS encoding ABC transporter ATP-binding protein, with protein sequence MEYAIRLKGLTKSFQKEKVLKNITHDFEKGKIHGIMGFNGSGKTVMFKCICGFLQPESGTVLVGGKQIGKELDFPDSVGIIIENPGFFLDLSGFANLKRLASLKHRISDDDVRATMRALGLDPLSKKKVGQYSLGMRERLGIAQAIMEDPELLILDEPFNGLDKQGAGEVCELLRGLKERGKTILIAAHNMLEIEWLCDTICEMDAGVLTQIK